One Nicotiana sylvestris chromosome 12, ASM39365v2, whole genome shotgun sequence genomic window carries:
- the LOC104229014 gene encoding uncharacterized protein, translated as MKEIVSKSSFTISKCIFFGILISIPLLLFLSHRNSFSALISTTTTTTSNSDSDLKIRPGYATYDSYIQKQLNKTLNPKLRKIWTTRDWDRKIQVFSKFFGQLKTRSLLSDSSKVLCIGARMGQEVEALKRVGVSDSIGMDLVPYPPLVVKGDFHNQPFEDETFDLEFSNVFDHALYPEKYVSEIERTLKAGGFCVLHVALSRRADKYSANDLYSVEPLKKLFKRSELVHTRTIDGFGLDTEVVFTKKS; from the coding sequence ATGAAAGAAATTGTATCAAAATCATCTTTCACAATATCCAAATGCATCTTTTTCGGTATCCTCATATCAATACCTCTCCTCCTTTTTCTCTCTCATCGGAATTCTTTCTCCGCCCTCAtctccaccaccaccaccacaacATCAAACTCCGATTCGGATCTCAAAATTCGACCTGGATACGCTACCTACGATTCCTACATCCAGAAACAGCTCAACAAGACCCTCAATCCGAAACTACGAAAAATATGGACAACCCGTGACTGGGACCGGAAAATTCAAGTTTTCTCAAAATTCTTCGGCCAGCTTAAAACTAGGAGTCTTCTTTCAGATTCATCGAAAGTGCTCTGCATTGGTGCCCGCATGGGTCAGGAAGTTGAAGCGCTGAAGCGGGTCGGAGTATCCGATTCGATCGGAATGGATCTTGTACCGTACCCGCCGTTGGTAGTGAAGGGCGATTTTCATAATCAGCCGTTTGAAGATGAGACGTTTGATTTGGAATTTTCTAATGTTTTTGACCACGCGCTTTATCCGGAGAAATATGTGTCGGAGATCGAACGGACGTTGAAGGCCGGAGGGTTTTGTGTTTTGCACGTGGCGTTATCTAGACGGGCTGATAAGTATTCGGCGAACGATTTGTACAGTGTTGAGCCGTTGAAGAAACTGTTTAAGCGGTCCGAGTTGGTTCATACTCGAACCATTGATGGATTCGGTTTGGATACCGAAGTTGTTTTCACGAAAAAGAGTTGA
- the LOC104229013 gene encoding uncharacterized protein produces the protein MVRRRREETEPETLYNTVFVDTNLDTHLALIVSDSDYVSDLKEKIVFEHLRCFPEKRELKISSVKVKRKGHYYHLPDSMLVTSVFEGIKKGWFLSVDASSCDQGLLRITYPQNGADYLLPSDSFKAMAKQKVFDTNEPDPAHGNLASSSIVKDKDVAKAVGEFKSVKPMDESQELSPRAGPVAKKCKMKHTEDIVNHPVTDTHASKHGVGNDDFDYKIVGNDTTSTNCDEEQWVTINMKLKDASAEPLRNQPSDPSKISKLGKKKCRLGGASAEISGVQDEQCGNRNNDTLDETSKSGTIESKVKKLGTKKSSRGPTKFNHRDVLMVAIPENSTAHRPIKSALADALGDQSVGTDTAHKKSKKKKGKGSSMCHDEVACMVLSSDEKLEGNRRLEQNEGVEMKICDKLTDVDCTIHVTQSGLQETSPVKNQTSNKEWPAPVSKEFYEMYSVGQPMCESILSGDNEPRTDGANTTGEQEELTSNCDFEMRMSEKLGDASTKDPVSSFLLAHSQGAAENRIGRKQSKAKKSTRRHELDMKNIVEASKNTSASEQDIVRHDGSGDATTKAGGSIVPKADINEIGKRCKLSVTQGAETSLPSDNNKATGASKEQFLSAEKSLDDKGNIESGNASSTKRKKKSRRQSAEKIPDKLDGEDDSRVNCPSLAAGIGPIAGPVTEQSKKVEISSDAGKLQICLDTEVKGSSHNKDLMQVQSATCKSSDHAKAEMTIKEVETISAAPSDVKVAEGHENSGRSKKKKAKRKEVTSNIDVSCAPSAMHDPPANHFFQGSNQDKDALPATERKGASEQESKIAYAAGSHQHVEKTTLIEAELLPVEEKENEFEHLLLNQTGKNQETVSLVERKLKTKTKKSQSSKKSKSDLAIQDQEVSHKELAASNDNPRDVSPLPEPMEIIESGKNTNVDWLDITKLENQRNPGTDSNSKSSGKELRNANSFRVPSHPLAKGKLEETHEPEINTDKSESINFKKYFIPGQQRGQVASKKPTKSNRDIKAGRKSKKDGVISGGTSEDILNSRTEVTVPSHSSVQGDKTLEDTGMLATFDAPASEKDCKEPMEESMSSSSSRGSDRFPENRRQQTGSEIQSLATKNTKMRTGDLEDCTPKRGVLPTSGPKFGDSRSRRSGSKGGGNSDSATETPSDYSSSSGYSVEGSDISQASTPNGANVAKHDDAGAKRKVKSNFLGQDITIDMILRSSSRFKKAKVIAAQSQDEESQPVDVVPDSLADAWNQ, from the exons ATGGTGAGACGGCGTCGCGAAGAAACCGAACCTGAGACGTTGTACAACACGGTTTTCGTGGATACCAACCTTGATACCCACTTGGCTTTAATTGTCTCCGACTCCGATTATGTCTCTGATCTCAAAG AAAAGATTGTATTTGAACATTTAAGGTGCTTTCCTGAGAAGAGGGAGTTGAAGATTTCTTCTGTGAAG GTGAAACGGAAAGGACATTATTATCACCTGCCTGATAGTATGCTTGTCACTAGTGTGTTTGAGGGTATCAAAAAGGGTTGGTTCCTTTCTGTTGATGCTTCTAGCTGTGACCAAGGCTTACTTCGTATCACATATCCGCAAAATGGAGCTGACTATCTTCTCCCTAGTGATTCATTCAAAGCAATGGCTAAACAGAAGGTTTTTGATACTAATGAACCTGACCCGGCTCACGGAAACTTGGCATCAAGCTCCATCGTGAAAGATAAGGATGTCGCCAAGGCCGTTGGTGAATTCAAGAGTGTGAAGCCCATGGATGAATCACAGGAACTTTCTCCTAGAGCTGGTCCTGTGGCAAAGAAGTGTAAAATGAAGCATACAGAAGATATAGTCAACCACCCGGTAACAGATACCCACGCTTCAAAGCATGGTGTAGGTAATGATGATTTTGATTATAAGATTGTTGGAAATGATACTACTTCGACAAATTGTGATGAAGAACAATGGGTGACTATAAACATGAAACTGAAAGATGCCAGTGCTGAACCTTTAAGAAACCAACCTTCTGATCCCAGTAAGATATCAAAACTGGGAAAGAAGAAATGTAGGCTGGGTGGGGCAAGTGCTGAAATCTCTGGTGTGCAGGATGAGCAATGTGGAAATAGGAACAATGATACACTTGACGAAACATCGAAGTCTGGGACCATTGAAAGTAAAGTGAAAAAATTGGGTACCAAGAAAAGCAGTCGAGGTCCCACCAAGTTCAATCATAGGGATGTCTTGATGGTCGCAATTCCAGAGAACTCCACAGCACATAGACCAATAAAGTCAGCTTTAGCAGACGCATTGGGAGACCAATCTGTGGGAACAGATACAGCCCATAAGAAGAGCAAAAAGAAGAAGGGAAAGGGCTCATCCATGTGCCATGATGAAGTTGCCTGTATGGTTCTGAGTTCCGATGAAAAACTTGAGGGGAATAGGAGGTTAGAGCAAAATGAAGGAGTTGAAATGAAGATCTGTGACAAGTTGACTGATGTTGACTGTACTATTCATGTTACTCAATCTGGACTCCAAGAAACATCTCCAGTTAAAAATCAAACTTCAAACAAAGAGTGGCCAGCACCAGTCAGCAAGGAGTTCTATGAAATGTATTCAGTTGGCCAACCTATGTGTGAATCTATTCTCTCAGGAGATAATGAACCTAGAACTGATGGTGCTAATACAACTGGAGAACAAGAGGAGCTGACATCGAACTGTGATTTTGAAATGCGGATGAGTGAGAAGTTGGGCGATGCAAGTACCAAGGATCCAGTGTCTTCCTTCCTGTTGGCACATTCGCAAGGAGCAGCAGAGAATAGAATTGGGAGGAAGCAAAGCAAGGCCAAGAAGTCAACTCGTCGTCATGAGTTAGATATGAAAAATATTGTTGAGGCTTCTAAAAATACTAGTGCATCTGAGCAAGATATAGTCCGCCATGATGGTTCTGGTGATGCAACTACAAAGGCTGGTGGAAGTATTGTGCCAAAAGCTGATATAAACGAAATAGGGAAAAGATGCAAGTTGTCAGTTACTCAAGGTGCTGAGACCTCCCTTCCTTCAGATAACAATAAAGCAACTGGGGCATCTAAAGAACAATTTCTCTCAGCTGAAAAGTCATTGGATGACAAGGGGAACATTGAATCTGGAAATGCAAGCAGCACGAAGCGGAAGAAAAAGAGTCGCAGGCAATCTGCTGAAAAGATTCCTGATAAATTAGATGGAGAGGATGACAGTAGGGTGAACTGCCCCTCTTTAGCTGCAGGAATTGGACCTATAGCTGGTCCTGTAACTGAGCAGAGTAAGAAAGTTGAAATTTCGTCTGATGCTGGAAAGCTGCAGATTTGTCTAGATACAGAGGTGAAAGGGTCGTCTCATAACAAGGATCTCATGCAAGTTCAATCTGCAACATGCAAATCTTCAGATCATGCCAAAGCAGAAATGACCATTAAGGAAGTGGAAACTATCTCTGCAGCTCCATCTGATGTGAAGGTTGCTGAAGGACATGAAAACTCTGGTCGAAGTAAGAAAAAGAAGGCAAAAAGGAAGGAGGTTACCAGTAATATTGATGTTTCATGTGCCCCTTCGGCAATGCATGATCCTCCAGCTAATCATTTCTTTCAAGGGTCTAATCAAGATAAAGATGCATTGCCCGCCACCGAAAGAAAGGGAGCTTCAGAACAAGAGTCAAAGATTGCCTATGCTGCAGGTTCTCATCAACACGTTGAGAAGACAACCCTCATTGAGGCAGAGCTTCTTCCTGTTGAGGAGAAGGAAAAtgagtttgagcatttgctgCTTAACCAAACTGGTAAAAATCAGGAGACTGTAAGCCTTGTAGAAAGgaaactgaaaaccaaaaccaaaaagaGCCAAAGTTCTAAGAAGAGTAAATCTGATTTGGCTATTCAAGACCAGGAAGTCAGTCACAAAGAATTAGCAGCTTCAAATGATAATCCGAGAGACGTGAGCCCTCTGCCAGAGCCAATGGAGATAATTGAGTCAGGTAAAAATACTAATGTTGATTGGTTGGATATTACCAAGTTGGAAAATCAGAGAAATCCTGGTACTGACTCCAATTCAAAGAGTTCTGGGAAGGAGTTAAGAAATGCTAACTCTTTTCGTGTGCCATCTCATCCTTTGGCCAAGGGTAAGTTAGAGGAGACGCATGAGCCTGAAATTAATACTGATAAAAGCGAGAGTATAAACTTCAAGAAATATTTTATTCCTGGTCAACAACGGGGTCAAGTTGCATCAAAGAAACCAACGAAATCAAACAGAGACATAAAAGCTGGCAGAAAATCAAAGAAGGATGGAGTGATTTCTGGGGGCACTTCGGAAGATATCTTGAACTCAAGAACTGAGGTGACAGTTCCAAGTCACTCTAGCGTTCAGGGAGATAAAACTCTTGAAGACACTGGAATGCTTGCAACTTTTGATGCTCCTGCTTCCGAAAAGGATTGTAAAGAACCTATGGAGGAATCTATGTCCAGCTCAAGCTCAAGAGGTTCTGATAGATTCCCCGAGAACAGAAGACAGCAAACAGGTTCCGAAATCCAAAGTTTGGCtaccaaaaatacaaaaatgagaACTGGAGACCTCGAGGATTGTACACCAAAGAGAGGAGTGCTTCCTACATCAGGGCCTAAATTTGGGGATAGTAGATCGAGAAGGTCTGGCAGTAAGGGGGGTGGAAATTCTGATTCTGCGACTGAGACTCCATCTGATTATTCATCCTCTTCTGGCTACTCGGTTGAAGGAAGTGATATAAGTCAGGCTTCTACTCCAAATG GAGCTAATGTTGCAAAACACGACGATGCTGGTGCAAAGCGTAAGGTCAAATCAAA CTTTTTAGGTCAGGACATAACCATAGATATGATCCTGAGAAGCTCTAGCCGTTTCAAGAAGGCTAAGGTTATAGCTGCTCAAAGTCAAGATGAAGAAAGTCAGCCTGTTGATGTTGTCCCTGATAGTCTAGCAGACGCTTGGAACCAGTAA